AGCCAGCCGAGTCAGGCTTCCGATGTGCATAGGCGCTCTTCTGTCCCCACCAATCGCTCGGTTCCCGGTTCCTCTCTGCGCCCGAGGAAGGCAAAGACCACGACAGCGGTGATGATTGTGATGGCGCAAAGCATCAGGAGCAACGTCGCGAATGCCTCGCCATAGCTCTGGACAAGCGCAGCATGGCTCATCTGCAGCACAGCGGCCGCAGCGCTCTCGACATCGCCGGTGACGAGCCGCTGGGCGACCAGGCCTGCCTGCGCCGACGCTCCGCCAGCAGCGAGATGCCCCGCCGTCAGGGCGGACAGCACGGCGCTGACCACAGCGAGCGCCACACCTTCGCCAGCCACGCGTGTCGTGCTGAAGATGCCGGTCGCCATGCCGGCGCGCTCCTTGGGCACGACGCTGACAGCGAGCCCATCCATCAGCCCCCAGGGTAGGCTGATGCCCACGCCGATCAATGCCATTGGCAGAGCGACGCCCATTGTCTCGCCCCCGAGAGGGATTCGGCTCAGCCAGAACAGGCCAGCGGCGCAGATCAGCAGGCCCACGCCGCAGATCGTCGCTGGTGCAAACCAACGCGTCAGCAGACCGGCGGCGATCGGCAGAACTAGCAGCGGCGCAGAGAGTGCGATCATCAGCCTGCCGGCCGCAATCTCGCTCATCGCCGGGCTCGGCATCGGCTGCATGCCGGACTTCCTGGTGCGCGATCCCCTCGCGAAGGGTCAGCTTCGCACCCTGCTCGACGACCGGATCGATGCTCCCGGCCATTTCAGCTTGATCTGGCCCTCCAACCGCAACCTCTCGCCGAAGGTCAGGGGCTTCGTCGATTTTGTCGGGGAGCGTCTGTTTTCAGCCCGCTGCGAAACGCGTCCTCAGACAACTGTCGCTCCGGGTTGAGCCGGCCTCCATGTCTGCAGCTGCGCGCCACAAGCTGACATTGGCGGGACGCCAAGGAGCGGACCTTCCGTCCACGCCGTAGAGAAGGCCTCAACGGCCCGCAACAGCCAATGATGGAGCCGAGTTCTAAGCTCGCTTAATCACGAGCCTTGACCCGTGGCGCTGCTGTTCTCGATAGAAGGCTGCGCTGGATGGCGAGAAGGGATTGGGTAGTTCGTAAACGGTCACGAGCGCAGGCAGGCGTACATGGGTGACGTAGAGTATGCGCCACTGGGGGCCGCTCTCTCCGGCCATGGAGGCCGCCGCCGTGATCTGCGACCTCTCCAGATCCACATAGCCGGGATCACCCGTGTGAGCCTTTACCTCGAAATGCACAGCTCCGCGCGATCTGGGGATTCGGAAGTCGAAGCCGTCGTCATCCTGGGTGGCGGGCAGACCGAGATAGCGTCTCCCCATGGACGATAGCCAATGCTCGTCCGCGAACCCCCGCTGGGTCAGCTGGAGATAGCGGTAAGCCGCCAACTCACCCGCGAAACCCAGCAGAGTCCGCTGCTCCTCGCTGAGATAAGTCGGATCGTCGCCGCGTCGCCCCCCAGGCCCGCCCTTCCGATCCCGTGGCGGCCGCGCTTCCGGAGTGAAGCGTTCGAGCTTGGCCGGTCCCGAGCGGGCGCGAAACGAAGACTTGTCGAACGCATCTCCAAACGCTTGCGCCACGGCTTGGAGCGGTGCTTCCGCGCCGCCGTCCACCTCGACCTCGCCAAAGACGATACTGCGCTTGGCGCGTTGAGCGCGCTCGAGAGCCGCCTGCTCCTGCTTCCGCTCCGCTTCCAAGTCGTCCGCCGATAGCCCCAATGCTTCGAGCTCGAGACTGGTCGCCGCACCGGACGGCCACAGATCGCCTACCGCGAGCGCCTTGGGTAGGGTCTGCAGATCGAGCAGGCGGAAATCTAGACAGCCGGACCCCATAGCAGCGCGTATAATAAGCTCGGCCGGGGAGGTCCAAGTCGTCGAAAGCTTCCGGGTCACGCTGTCCTTGCCGGCCCAGGCGCGCAATCGCTGACGGACGAAGTCCAGGTTCGCGTTGAGAAGAGCTCTGTTGGTGGCGCGCACCCGATCGATCGCGACGCTAGGCTTGTCGCTTTTGGTCAGGTTCGCCATCTGCGCGTCGATCGCGCTGTCGATGAGCCCCTCGTTGGCCTCGTCGTAGGTGGCAATCCAAGCCTGCGGCATAACGATATCCGGCAGCATAATCTGCATCCGGTAGTCGGCGAGGCTTTCCCCCGCGTCGAAGCGATCGAGCCAGGCATCGCGGACGCGTTGCTCCAGCTCGATCCGCCTCTCTTCCAAACGCAGACCGAACGCTTTCGCCAGACGATCAGCGAAGCCGAGCGGACGCCAAGGCGGTCCGAGAGCGGTCAATACGGCATTGAAAGTCGGGAGATCGAGGCCGAGCCGCCGGCGCAGATCGTTGAGGCTGTCAGCTTCGCGGCAAAGATCAATCAGATTTTGGGCCCGCGCTGCGCCGAGGCCGCCACCGATCAGCAGCGTCAGGACGTCACCCTCCTCCAGCAGCCGGTCGGCGCTCTGGCGTAGGCGGTCTGCCATGTCCGAACCATGCATCGCCTGCACGGCTGGCGTCAGCAGTTCGAGCAGCCGGGCGCTCGTCGAACGAAGAGAGCGGAGGACCTCTCGGATGCGAGCGATCGGCTTTCCGAGGGCAGCAGCCAGTGTCGAATCATCCGGCATTGCGAACGCCAATCCCTTAGCGCTCGCCTCACGCTCCAGAGCATAAAAGACAAGGCGGATATGATCGATCAGGCTCGGCCGGTTCAACGCCAGAGCTAGGGCGCCCGAGATCCGTGCCATGAGTTGCCAATCGACCTGCTCTGGGCCGCGGACGATAATAGCTGGGTTTTCGTCGTCCGGCGCGGGCAGGATGCCGTCGAGCTCCTCGGGGAGCGCGCCCTCGCTGCCGCCTACGGATACATGCACTTCGCCGACGAAATGGAGCCGTGTCCGCCGCATTCCGTCCATGAGGAGCTGGCGGGAGCGAGGCGTCACGCGGTTGGTGAGGGGCGCGCCCAGTTCGGCGATCAGGACCGCGAGCTCGACGAGCCATTCCCGATCGTCACCGACGAGCAGTTCACCGCCCGAAGCGGGCGAGAAGGTGCGACCATCGACCTTGACCTCCAGAAGGTCGTGGCGGACGACTTCGACTTTGCCGCCGAGCGTTCTTCTCAGACTCGTCGCGCACGCCTCGGCTTGGCTCGGCGGGGCGCTCAAGACCGCGCGGCCGAGCGCGGTCAGAAGCTGCTCCAGAACCGGCCAGGCGCCGTCGCCCACATAGACCGTCGGTCGATCTGGATCCGTGCGATCGAGCGGCAAGGTGGTCAGGCGGCCGCTTACCTCGACCACCAGCGGCAGTCGCCCTGGCAGGCTCTTCGGTTCCGGCCGCTGAAGCCAGTGTTCCCAGGCCTCGCGATAAGCCTTGCGGAAGCTGTCGTGTTCCGCGTCGGGGATGCCGGCCCGCCAGATATCACCGAGCGCAACGATCCGCCGGTCCGCAGTGTCCACGTTGGTCCAGATCTGCAGGCCTAGTCGCGCGGTCATTATTTGGCGTAGATCGGGAGTGGCGTCGAGCTGATCCCGGATCGTTCGGTCCAAGCGGCGCACGAAGCGCGGCAGCTCGGACCTCGGCGCATACCAGCAAGCGTTCGGAGCCACGCCATCGAACTCGTCGGACCCGGCTAGCGGCAGCCAAGGGGCCTGCCGCAGAAACGCAGCGAGCGGCGTTGACCAGCGAACCAAGTCAGAATTGCCGCCCTGACGTTGAAGATGGGCCTGAAAGTGGGCTTCGGGCGCGTCTTGCAGATAGCGGACCACCAGCCGCGCGAAGCTGTGCCGTGCAGCAGGCGTGAAGCGATCGTAGAACCCCTGGCCCGGCAGGAACCAGGAGTCCGTGAAGGTATAGGGCCGGCTCTGATAGTTCAGCCGCGGCGCATCGAAGAGCGCCTTGCGCCAGTATGGCCCTACCGTCATTTCGATCTGCTGCGCAGGCAGCTCGCCCCGTCGGAGCTGCGCCCATTGCCAAGCCTCGAGACGCACGACGGTGTACTTGACCGGGAAGAGTCCGTCTCGAACACCCGCCACACGGAGGAACGCGATCCGGTCCGCGCTGGTCCCGCCCATCCGCGCCGACCACACGTCCCACGGGGGCAGCAGCGACTTTTCGAGGTTGGCTACGAGCCTCGAAACTGGGCCGGCGGCGGCGACATATTCCGAGAGGAGATCGCCCTGCGTGTCACGCCAGGCGGCGGAAAAGTAGGTGGCGTTGGCGGCGGCATGAACACCGCTGCCCGTGGGCACGCGGAGCCCCGCTGACCTCAACGCCGCCTCCACCTCCGCCGTCCTGTGGTTCTTCCAAGCGCCGAAGGCCCACGTCAGGGCGGACGTCAGGTCTCGGGCTCGGGGACGCGCTCCGAGCAGCTTCCCGATGTTGCCCAAAACATGGACGAGGCTGAACTGACTGGCTAGGCCGGCGGCGACCAACGCGTTGGTAACACGGGTGGGCCATGTGAGCCCGGGGTCGGCGAACCTCACGTCCTTCAGCAGGCTGCGGGGCGGAAAGAGCTTAGCGTCGGTCAGCCTCCGGCGCTTGCCTCCGCCGATGTCCGCGTCGGGATGGATGTAGATGCGCCCGCCTCCGGCTCCGCCGTCTGCAGGCGCGAGCTTCCCATCTTCGTCGCGGAAGATCGGCGCGCCCTTGAGGTGAGGCAGGGTGTCCGTCAACGCGGCGAGGTCGGCGTAGAAGTCCTCCCACTCCTGCCGCGTCGCCTTGCGGCGCCGCGCGAGATCGGCCGCGATCGCCGGAATCCATTCCGCGAGCTTCTCGGGCCAAGGCTCCAGCGGGTAGTCGGCGTCCTCGGCTAGCGCTCTGAGCGCCTCGACCCGACGCCGGCCCATGTTGCGCCTTAAGAGCGGAAGGTCATTCGCCTTGGCGAGCGTGACGCCTTTCAGGATCTTGTGCTGCTCGTCCTGCCAATCGAACACCTCGTCGAACCGGCTCCACCGGGCGTCCGAGGTCGCCAAGCGCATGATCGGCAACGGAAAGGCGCCGAGATCCTCGCCCCGCCGCCCATAGACAGCGAGGAGCCGCTCGCGCCACCCGCTCCAGGCGACGGCGTCGACCGCCGCATGCACCAGGTCCGAGCGCACCTCGTTCGCGGCCGCGAACAGCTTGGTCGTGTCGATGCAAAGCTCGGCAACGGCGTCGAGCAGCATGTCGTTCAACGGATTCGCGAACGATAGGTCCTTGCGATCCGGGTCCGGGAAGAAT
This genomic interval from Bosea sp. 29B contains the following:
- a CDS encoding ATP-binding protein, translating into MAVELDHHAYIERILDRELRLTLVGVELGSARDDAMRELTNTAASLYDGRILRELIQNAYDGSGRDMARILVRLDLTVGDHGVLYVANSGQGFTTQDVDSIVNPAQSRKRPGNAIGHKGLGFRSVELVSADPQIFSMAIGGRIGASQFDGYCFGFASERHQRERLGLLTDSALIDQAVGKAHALQLPRPLRDQPLDVQAYAMEGFATLVRLPLRTARAAEQLGEECRALFDERAPLPLFLTRLAELTIESVTAQGIERRILQRRRRPARRLPNGGGVELSEIEVDERAYLLATRAVDRRRFQKAVERAIAEQHRVEKWRDWQGEPLISVAIPLSSDVGMGRYYAFLPMEAVTPFHGYVDAPFFPDPDRKDLSFANPLNDMLLDAVAELCIDTTKLFAAANEVRSDLVHAAVDAVAWSGWRERLLAVYGRRGEDLGAFPLPIMRLATSDARWSRFDEVFDWQDEQHKILKGVTLAKANDLPLLRRNMGRRRVEALRALAEDADYPLEPWPEKLAEWIPAIAADLARRRKATRQEWEDFYADLAALTDTLPHLKGAPIFRDEDGKLAPADGGAGGGRIYIHPDADIGGGKRRRLTDAKLFPPRSLLKDVRFADPGLTWPTRVTNALVAAGLASQFSLVHVLGNIGKLLGARPRARDLTSALTWAFGAWKNHRTAEVEAALRSAGLRVPTGSGVHAAANATYFSAAWRDTQGDLLSEYVAAAGPVSRLVANLEKSLLPPWDVWSARMGGTSADRIAFLRVAGVRDGLFPVKYTVVRLEAWQWAQLRRGELPAQQIEMTVGPYWRKALFDAPRLNYQSRPYTFTDSWFLPGQGFYDRFTPAARHSFARLVVRYLQDAPEAHFQAHLQRQGGNSDLVRWSTPLAAFLRQAPWLPLAGSDEFDGVAPNACWYAPRSELPRFVRRLDRTIRDQLDATPDLRQIMTARLGLQIWTNVDTADRRIVALGDIWRAGIPDAEHDSFRKAYREAWEHWLQRPEPKSLPGRLPLVVEVSGRLTTLPLDRTDPDRPTVYVGDGAWPVLEQLLTALGRAVLSAPPSQAEACATSLRRTLGGKVEVVRHDLLEVKVDGRTFSPASGGELLVGDDREWLVELAVLIAELGAPLTNRVTPRSRQLLMDGMRRTRLHFVGEVHVSVGGSEGALPEELDGILPAPDDENPAIIVRGPEQVDWQLMARISGALALALNRPSLIDHIRLVFYALEREASAKGLAFAMPDDSTLAAALGKPIARIREVLRSLRSTSARLLELLTPAVQAMHGSDMADRLRQSADRLLEEGDVLTLLIGGGLGAARAQNLIDLCREADSLNDLRRRLGLDLPTFNAVLTALGPPWRPLGFADRLAKAFGLRLEERRIELEQRVRDAWLDRFDAGESLADYRMQIMLPDIVMPQAWIATYDEANEGLIDSAIDAQMANLTKSDKPSVAIDRVRATNRALLNANLDFVRQRLRAWAGKDSVTRKLSTTWTSPAELIIRAAMGSGCLDFRLLDLQTLPKALAVGDLWPSGAATSLELEALGLSADDLEAERKQEQAALERAQRAKRSIVFGEVEVDGGAEAPLQAVAQAFGDAFDKSSFRARSGPAKLERFTPEARPPRDRKGGPGGRRGDDPTYLSEEQRTLLGFAGELAAYRYLQLTQRGFADEHWLSSMGRRYLGLPATQDDDGFDFRIPRSRGAVHFEVKAHTGDPGYVDLERSQITAAASMAGESGPQWRILYVTHVRLPALVTVYELPNPFSPSSAAFYREQQRHGSRLVIKRA